The following are encoded together in the Drosophila biarmipes strain raj3 chromosome 3L, RU_DBia_V1.1, whole genome shotgun sequence genome:
- the LOC108030026 gene encoding serine/arginine repetitive matrix protein 2 isoform X7: MYNGIGLTTPRGSGTNGHVQRNWACVRPGKKDKDYRAEDDTKKLDAQLNRPPNKEILDHDRKRKIEVKCLEFEEILEKQGRTPEEIKTQVDSFRQKLMGQGKTDLAKDEFGRVANTTTSTATATVGATATASVATASTTTTTMAATTVQMVKPKKRRKRRKRAGHAIATATSTTTIEKSTTNPGSNPSSPSPRPLAGESLSSAPAASANGGRKSKAPYFQHDNREYLAKYESFRLTAHTWNYAAVARKFKPLRPALASGANKTRRPAVSKRSHPDCACACQLKDQEPALESGQRTAEHAIQKELPASQAKINIDGSVLLELLKYSSSSLLETLLGAGSAVASSARDTHQIAEAQQQKNAKLREAFNISEYFVEGSSFDSDRKAKEDLAKSVALQKELDAQRESLAAAAAAAAGKDKETGKRYALVRTPSRERERERARDGGDAVASGDEREHVSKSDKKKRKKRARESSASPERKKDKKKKSKKHKKESKSKKKKSRKRKHSESGRESDKDSDEEDDSSDEDRRESKSARKKAKKDKKKRDKKAKKKSRARASSTDSERSNSPSRKENKSEKSRGAKASRSDEKAPQPDKATTRSRSRERRKDPKARPQESSIDSRRHRSRERSAVTPPRKEPERQRERSKDRQRSKERQRSRERLRSKERQRSRERKRSKERLRSKERLRSKERLRSKERQRSKERQRSKERQRSKSKERQRSREKQRSKERLRSKERQRSKERQRSTERRRSKDKKPSVDKKRDTSKDRSKEKQRSNERHRSKDRLRSKDRLASKDRLRSKDRQGLKERPRSRERQVSKERQSSKERQRSRDRLRSKDRQRSKDRQRSRDRLAKESRPANSDKERSPKKRDDRRQRSPSNASRKRTDDTKLSRTSRSQSPAHSPEAPPKKTAPTPAFNPFKAAEDTVNDILGTKSVMVALEQTKRQRASSSSSSDSDSSSSSSSASRTPSPKPSPRKQKKRSRTPEPKEVKKEASPKKDRRRSVKRERSNSPQVAKSKSKQVEPSPKAARRRSRSSSSELRYSPAERHPERYQDIIQDKKRPSKAREASTKPAPVVRLRAQSDDGSDADTAVDGTALEEFQQSRREREEQQELRMLEQLKSGIAAKAKQKIRIMEKDPAKEGNEVSGSDLVTATKRNSLSEFLVANNVTALINPLTTTTPPPPLAVILPLEQRKESPAPLRDPERELSVSVEEPLTKKRDASTPPICKTPLVAANGEAKSPTVGGHKIHLHHRPPPQHLHHQAHQQQQQHPQHPPGKRIFHNRTLNNNPNSRHSTNNPHACGGGGIPHSNPNSSTSSGNSGSNQGMLPFLAGTPGTYNRTTNRLNHGPLLTATHYNICKNHQHSLQQQQAHHLARGLVYNSALFGHGPRHPGLLSLTGAGVGVGGQGAPLLGHPPLVRGGGGPISFNAAAAAAAVAANSISYHHHHHQHQQKPKIVIKPFKIHDPQPLVAALADSSLVDAIVSKVSTATVAAAAAAESAARRSRSRERRSRSRSKRRTSGSHHRHHSSSRSRSRYSSSSSRSGSRSSRSRSGSHSSRSSCSSHSSSGSSSSGSGSASSQSGSRSPSIPRRRGSPSFLDRRRITSARKRPIPYHHKAAGEGEAAEEASSCCSSCFSRASSPATPLLTPLRSSRSPSMAAF; encoded by the exons ATGTACAACGGCATTGGACTGACCACGCCCCGTGGCTCCGGCACAAACGGGCACGTGCAGCGGAACTGGGCGTGTGTGCGGCCCGGGAAGAAGGACAAGGACTACCGCGCCGAGGACGACACCAAGAAGCTGGACGCCCAGCTGAACAGGCCGCCCAACAAGGAGATCCTGGACCACGACCGCAAGCGCAAGATCGAAGTCAAGTGCCTGGAATTCGAGGAGATTCTCGAGAAGCAGGG ACGCACACCGGAGGAAATCAAGACGCAGGTGGACTCCTTCCGCCAGAAGTTGATGGGACAGGGCAAAACAGATCTGGCCAAGGATGAATTTGGACGCGTAGC TAACACCACAACATCCACGGCCACGGCGACAGTGGGAGCCACGGCCACTGCCTCAGTGGCCACTGCATCCACGACCACAACAACGATGGCGGCCACCACAGTGCAGATGGTGAAACCAAAGAAACGCCGCAAGCGACGCAAACGCGCAGGTCACGCAATcgccaccgccaccagcaccaccaccatcgAAAAGAGCACCACCAACCCCGGCAGCAATCCGAGCAGTCCCAGTCCCCGTCCCCTGGCCGGGGAAAGCCTCTCGTCCGCTCCCGCTGCCTCCGCAAACGGGGGCAGGAAGAGCAAGGCCCCATACTTCCAGCACGACAACCGGGAGTACCTGGCCAAGTACGAGAGCTTCCGCCTGACCGCCCACACGTGGAACTACGCGGCGGTGGCCAGGAAGTTCAAGCCCTTGCGGCCGGCGTTGGCAAGCGGCGCCAACAAGACCAGGCGACCAGCAGTCTCCAAGAGGTCGCATCCGGATTGCGCCTGCGCCTGCCAGCTGAAAGACCAGGAACCGGCACTCGAGTCGGGACAGCGAACAGCTGAGCACGCCATCCAGAAGGAGCTGCCTGCGTCACAGGCCAAAATCAATATCGATGGCAGCGTGCTGCTCGAGCTGCTCAAGTACTCCTCGAGCAGCCTGCTGGAGACACTGCTGGGCGCCGGCAGTGCGGTGGCCTCAAG CGCTCGCGACACCCATCAAATAGCCGAGGCTCAGCAGCAGAAGAACGCCAAGCTGCGCGAGGCCTTCAACATATCCGAGTACTTCGTGGAGGGCAGCAGCTTCGACAGTGATCGCAAGGCGAAGGAGGACCTGGCCAAAAGCGTGGCGCTGCAAAAGGAACTGGACGCGCAGCGCGAGAGCCTCGCGGCGGCGGCTGCCGCAGCAGCAGGCAAGGACAAGGAGACCGGGAAGCGTTATGCCCTAGTGCGCACTCCCTCCCGCGAACGGGAGCGGGAACGGGCTCGCGATGGAGGCGATGCAGTGGCCAGCGGGGATGAGCGCGAGCATGTCTCCAAGTCGGacaagaagaagcgcaagaagCGCGCCAGAGAGAG CTCGGCCAGTCCTGAGCGCAAGAaggacaagaagaagaagtcGAAGAAGCACAAGAAAGAGAG TAAGTCGAAGAAGAAAAAGTCGCGCAAGCGCAAGCACAGCGAGAGTGGCCGGGAAAGCGACAAGGATAgcgacgaggaggacgacaGCAGCGACGAGGATCGGCGCGAGTCGAAGAGCGCCCGCAAGAAGGCCAAGAAGGACAAG AAAAAACGCGACAAGAAGGCGAAAAAGAAGTCACGCGCCCGTGCCAGCTCCACGGATTCGGAGCGCTCAAA CTCTCCATCGCGGAAGGAGAACAAGTCGGAAAAGTCGCGTGGCGCCAAGGCTTCCAGGTCCGATGAGAAGGCTCCGCAGCCGGACAAGGCGACTACGCGCAGCCGTTCTCGCGAGCGTCGCAAGGATCCGAAGGCCAGACCGCAGGAATCCTCCATAGACAGCCGACGACACCGGTCGAGGGAGCGGTCGGCAGTTACCCCACCTCGCAAGGAGCCCGAAAGGCAGCGAGAACGCTCAAAAGACAGACAGCGGTCCAAGGAAAGACAGCGATCGAGGGAAAGACTGCGTTCCAAGGAAAGACAGCGGTCTAGGGAAAGAAAGCGGTCCAAGGAGAGACTGCGGTCCAAGGAGAGACTGCGGTCCAAGGAGAGACTGCGGTCCAAGGAAAGACAGCGCTCCAAGGAGAGACAACGATCCAAAGAAAGACAACGATCCAAGTCTAAGGAAAGACAGAGATCTAGGGAAAAACAGCGATCCAAGGAAAGACTGCGGTCCAAGGAACGGCAGAGGTCCAAGGAGCGACAAAGATCTACGGAAAGGCGAAGGTCCAAGGATAAAAAACCATCGGTGGACAAAAAGCGAGATACGTCCAAGGATCGATCAAAGGAAAAGCAGCGGTCCAACGAGAGACATCGATCTAAGGATAGACTAAGATCAAAGGATAGACTTGCATCAAAGGATAGGCTAAGATCAAAGGACAGGCAAGGGTTGAAGGAAAGGCCACGCTCCAGGGAAAGGCAAGTCTCCAAGGAAAGACAAAGCTCCAAGGAGAGGCAACGATCAAGGGATAGGCTGCGCTCCAAGGACAGGCAACGCTCCAAGGATAGGCAGCGCTCCAGGGATCGTCTAGCCAAGGAATCCCGACCCGCAAACTCCGACAAGGAGCGCAGTCCCAAAAAGAGGGACGACCGCCGTCAGCGATCTCCTTCCAATGCGAGCAGGAAGCGAACCGATGACACCAAGCTGAGCCGCACATCTCGATCCCAATCGCCAGCCCATTCCCCTGAGGCGCCGCCCAAGAAGACGGCGCCGACGCCAGCCTTTAATCCCTTTAAGGCTGCCGAGGACACAGTGAACGATATCCTGGGCACAAAGTCGGTGATGGTGGCCCTGGAGCAGACCAAGCGACAGAGGGCGTCTTCCAGCTCTAGCTCGGATTCCGATAGCTCCAGCAGTAGCTCGTCTGCCTCCAGAACGCCATCGCCTAAGCCCTCCCCCAGGAAGCAAAAGAAGAGGAGTAGGACACCAGAGCCGAAAGAGGTAAAGAAGGAAGCTAGTCCCAAGAAAGACCGACGCAGGAGCGTAAAGCGGGAGCGCTCCAACTCCCCGCAGGTGGCCAAGTCAAAGAGCAAGCAGGTCGAACCGAGTCCCAAGGCAGCGAGACGTCGTTCCCGCTCGAGTTCCTCGGAGTTGCGGTACTCGCCTGCCGAACGGCATCCGGAGCGCTACCAGGACATCATCCAAGACAAGAAGCGGCCGTCCAAGGCTAGGGAAGCCTCCACGAAACCTGCTCCCGTGGTCCGCCTGCGGGCACAGAGTGACGACGGCAGCGATGCCGATACAGCAGTGGATGGCACCGCTCTGGAGGAATTCCAGCAGAGCAGGCGAGAGCgagaggagcagcaggaacTTCGCATGCTGGAGCAGCTAAAGTCGGGGATCGCGGCCAAGGCCAAGCAGAAGATCAGGATCATGGAGAAGGACCCGGCCAAAGAGGGCAACGAAGTAAGTGGCAGCGACCTGGTGACGGCTACTAAACGTAACTCGCTAAGCGAATTCCTTGTTGCTAACAATGTGACCGCTTTGATTAACCCACTGACAACGACCACGCCCCCGCCGCCCTTGGCGGTCATCCTGCCGCTGGAGCAGCGCAAGGAGTCGCCGGCGCCGCTGCGGGATCCGGAACGGGAGCTGTCCGTGTCTGTGGAGGAGCCGCTCACCAAGAAAAGGGACGCCAGCACACCGCCCATTTGCAAGACGCCCCTCGTGGCGGCGAATGGCGAGGCCAAGAGTCCGACAGTGGGTGGTCACAAGATCCACCTGCACCACAGGCCGCCTCCACAGCACCTGCACCACCAGgcgcatcagcagcagcagcaacatccgcaACATCCGCCGGGGAAGCGCATCTTCCACAACCGCACGCTGAACAATAACCCTAACAGTAGACATAGTACTAACAACCCTCATGCATGTGGTGGTGGCGGGATCCCTCATTCGAATCCcaacagcagcaccagcagcggGAACAGCGGCAGCAATCAGGGCATGCTGCCCTTCCTGGCCGGCACGCCGGGCACCTACAACCGCACCACCAATCGCCTCAACCACGGTCCCCTGCTGACCGCCACCCACTACAACATCTGCAAGAACCATCAGCACagtctgcagcagcagcaggcccaTCACCTGGCCCGCGGCCTGGTCTACAACTCGGCTCTCTTCGGGCACGGACCCCGGCATCCGGGGCTCCTGTCCCTGACGGGAGCCGGCGTGGGCGTGGGTGGGCAGGGTGCCCCGCTGCTGGGTCATCCGCCGCTTGTCCGGGGTGGTGGCGGTCCCATTAGCTTCaatgcggcggcggcggctgcggcCGTGGCTGCCAATAGTATTAGCtaccatcatcatcaccatcagCACCAACAGAAACCGAAAATCGTTATAAAACCCTTCAAAATTCACGATCCACAGCCCCTAGTCGCAGCGCTCGCGGACAGCTCGTTGGTGGACGCCATCGTCTCCAAGGTATCCACGGCCACcgtggcggcggcagcggcggcggagaGTGCGGCTCGCAGGAGCAGGAGTCGGGAGCGCAGGAGCCGGAGTCGCAGCAAGCGGCGCACGAGCGGCAGTCACCATCGCCATCACTCCAGCAGCCGCTCGAGATC GCGGTACAGCTCGTCCAGCAGTCGCAGCGGATCGCGCAGTTCTAGGTCACGCTCCGGGTCGCACTCCTCCCgctccagctgctcctcgcACAGCAGCTCGggcagctcctcctccggcaGCGGCTCCGCATCATCACAGTCCGGCTCGCGGTCACCCTCCATCCCCAGGCGTCGCGGCTCGCCCAGCTTTCTGGACAGGCGTCGCATAACGAG TGCTCGCAAGCGGCCGATTCCGTACCACCACAAGGCCGCCGGGGAGGGcgaggcggcggaggaggcctccagctgctgctccagctgcttCAGCCGCGCCAGCAGCCCCGCCACGCCCCTCCTCACGCCCCTGCGCAGCAGCCGGAGTCCCTCGATGGCCGCCTTCTGA
- the LOC108030026 gene encoding serine/arginine repetitive matrix protein 2 isoform X2: MYNGIGLTTPRGSGTNGHVQRNWACVRPGKKDKDYRAEDDTKKLDAQLNRPPNKEILDHDRKRKIEVKCLEFEEILEKQGRTPEEIKTQVDSFRQKLMGQGKTDLAKDEFGRVAARDTHQIAEAQQQKNAKLREAFNISEYFVEGSSFDSDRKAKEDLAKSVALQKELDAQRESLAAAAAAAAGKDKETGKRYALVRTPSRERERERARDGGDAVASGDEREHVSKSDKKKRKKRARESSASPERKKDKKKKSKKHKKESKSKKKKSRKRKHSESGRESDKDSDEEDDSSDEDRRESKSARKKAKKDKKKRDKKAKKKSRARASSTDSERSNSPSRKENKSEKSRGAKASRSDEKAPQPDKATTRSRSRERRKDPKARPQESSIDSRRHRSRERSAVTPPRKEPERQRERSKDRQRSKERQRSRERLRSKERQRSRERKRSKERLRSKERLRSKERLRSKERQRSKERQRSKERQRSKSKERQRSREKQRSKERLRSKERQRSKERQRSTERRRSKDKKPSVDKKRDTSKDRSKEKQRSNERHRSKDRLRSKDRLASKDRLRSKDRQGLKERPRSRERQVSKERQSSKERQRSRDRLRSKDRQRSKDRQRSRDRLAKESRPANSDKERSPKKRDDRRQRSPSNASRKRTDDTKLSRTSRSQSPAHSPEAPPKKTAPTPAFNPFKAAEDTVNDILGTKSVMVALEQTKRQRASSSSSSDSDSSSSSSSASRTPSPKPSPRKQKKRSRTPEPKEVKKEASPKKDRRRSVKRERSNSPQVAKSKSKQVEPSPKAARRRSRSSSSELRYSPAERHPERYQDIIQDKKRPSKAREASTKPAPVVRLRAQSDDGSDADTAVDGTALEEFQQSRREREEQQELRMLEQLKSGIAAKAKQKIRIMEKDPAKEGNEVSGSDLVTATKRNSLSEFLVANNVTALINPLTTTTPPPPLAVILPLEQRKESPAPLRDPERELSVSVEEPLTKKRDASTPPICKTPLVAANGEAKSPTVGGHKIHLHHRPPPQHLHHQAHQQQQQHPQHPPGKRIFHNRTLNNNPNSRHSTNNPHACGGGGIPHSNPNSSTSSGNSGSNQGMLPFLAGTPGTYNRTTNRLNHGPLLTATHYNICKNHQHSLQQQQAHHLARGLVYNSALFGHGPRHPGLLSLTGAGVGVGGQGAPLLGHPPLVRGGGGPISFNAAAAAAAVAANSISYHHHHHQHQQKPKIVIKPFKIHDPQPLVAALADSSLVDAIVSKVSTATVAAAAAAESAARRSRSRERRSRSRSKRRTSGSHHRHHSSSRSRSRYSSSSSRSGSRSSRSRSGSHSSRSSCSSHSSSGSSSSGSGSASSQSGSRSPSIPRRRGSPSFLDRRRITSARKRPIPYHHKAAGEGEAAEEASSCCSSCFSRASSPATPLLTPLRSSRSPSMAAF, encoded by the exons ATGTACAACGGCATTGGACTGACCACGCCCCGTGGCTCCGGCACAAACGGGCACGTGCAGCGGAACTGGGCGTGTGTGCGGCCCGGGAAGAAGGACAAGGACTACCGCGCCGAGGACGACACCAAGAAGCTGGACGCCCAGCTGAACAGGCCGCCCAACAAGGAGATCCTGGACCACGACCGCAAGCGCAAGATCGAAGTCAAGTGCCTGGAATTCGAGGAGATTCTCGAGAAGCAGGG ACGCACACCGGAGGAAATCAAGACGCAGGTGGACTCCTTCCGCCAGAAGTTGATGGGACAGGGCAAAACAGATCTGGCCAAGGATGAATTTGGACGCGTAGC CGCTCGCGACACCCATCAAATAGCCGAGGCTCAGCAGCAGAAGAACGCCAAGCTGCGCGAGGCCTTCAACATATCCGAGTACTTCGTGGAGGGCAGCAGCTTCGACAGTGATCGCAAGGCGAAGGAGGACCTGGCCAAAAGCGTGGCGCTGCAAAAGGAACTGGACGCGCAGCGCGAGAGCCTCGCGGCGGCGGCTGCCGCAGCAGCAGGCAAGGACAAGGAGACCGGGAAGCGTTATGCCCTAGTGCGCACTCCCTCCCGCGAACGGGAGCGGGAACGGGCTCGCGATGGAGGCGATGCAGTGGCCAGCGGGGATGAGCGCGAGCATGTCTCCAAGTCGGacaagaagaagcgcaagaagCGCGCCAGAGAGAG CTCGGCCAGTCCTGAGCGCAAGAaggacaagaagaagaagtcGAAGAAGCACAAGAAAGAGAG TAAGTCGAAGAAGAAAAAGTCGCGCAAGCGCAAGCACAGCGAGAGTGGCCGGGAAAGCGACAAGGATAgcgacgaggaggacgacaGCAGCGACGAGGATCGGCGCGAGTCGAAGAGCGCCCGCAAGAAGGCCAAGAAGGACAAG AAAAAACGCGACAAGAAGGCGAAAAAGAAGTCACGCGCCCGTGCCAGCTCCACGGATTCGGAGCGCTCAAA CTCTCCATCGCGGAAGGAGAACAAGTCGGAAAAGTCGCGTGGCGCCAAGGCTTCCAGGTCCGATGAGAAGGCTCCGCAGCCGGACAAGGCGACTACGCGCAGCCGTTCTCGCGAGCGTCGCAAGGATCCGAAGGCCAGACCGCAGGAATCCTCCATAGACAGCCGACGACACCGGTCGAGGGAGCGGTCGGCAGTTACCCCACCTCGCAAGGAGCCCGAAAGGCAGCGAGAACGCTCAAAAGACAGACAGCGGTCCAAGGAAAGACAGCGATCGAGGGAAAGACTGCGTTCCAAGGAAAGACAGCGGTCTAGGGAAAGAAAGCGGTCCAAGGAGAGACTGCGGTCCAAGGAGAGACTGCGGTCCAAGGAGAGACTGCGGTCCAAGGAAAGACAGCGCTCCAAGGAGAGACAACGATCCAAAGAAAGACAACGATCCAAGTCTAAGGAAAGACAGAGATCTAGGGAAAAACAGCGATCCAAGGAAAGACTGCGGTCCAAGGAACGGCAGAGGTCCAAGGAGCGACAAAGATCTACGGAAAGGCGAAGGTCCAAGGATAAAAAACCATCGGTGGACAAAAAGCGAGATACGTCCAAGGATCGATCAAAGGAAAAGCAGCGGTCCAACGAGAGACATCGATCTAAGGATAGACTAAGATCAAAGGATAGACTTGCATCAAAGGATAGGCTAAGATCAAAGGACAGGCAAGGGTTGAAGGAAAGGCCACGCTCCAGGGAAAGGCAAGTCTCCAAGGAAAGACAAAGCTCCAAGGAGAGGCAACGATCAAGGGATAGGCTGCGCTCCAAGGACAGGCAACGCTCCAAGGATAGGCAGCGCTCCAGGGATCGTCTAGCCAAGGAATCCCGACCCGCAAACTCCGACAAGGAGCGCAGTCCCAAAAAGAGGGACGACCGCCGTCAGCGATCTCCTTCCAATGCGAGCAGGAAGCGAACCGATGACACCAAGCTGAGCCGCACATCTCGATCCCAATCGCCAGCCCATTCCCCTGAGGCGCCGCCCAAGAAGACGGCGCCGACGCCAGCCTTTAATCCCTTTAAGGCTGCCGAGGACACAGTGAACGATATCCTGGGCACAAAGTCGGTGATGGTGGCCCTGGAGCAGACCAAGCGACAGAGGGCGTCTTCCAGCTCTAGCTCGGATTCCGATAGCTCCAGCAGTAGCTCGTCTGCCTCCAGAACGCCATCGCCTAAGCCCTCCCCCAGGAAGCAAAAGAAGAGGAGTAGGACACCAGAGCCGAAAGAGGTAAAGAAGGAAGCTAGTCCCAAGAAAGACCGACGCAGGAGCGTAAAGCGGGAGCGCTCCAACTCCCCGCAGGTGGCCAAGTCAAAGAGCAAGCAGGTCGAACCGAGTCCCAAGGCAGCGAGACGTCGTTCCCGCTCGAGTTCCTCGGAGTTGCGGTACTCGCCTGCCGAACGGCATCCGGAGCGCTACCAGGACATCATCCAAGACAAGAAGCGGCCGTCCAAGGCTAGGGAAGCCTCCACGAAACCTGCTCCCGTGGTCCGCCTGCGGGCACAGAGTGACGACGGCAGCGATGCCGATACAGCAGTGGATGGCACCGCTCTGGAGGAATTCCAGCAGAGCAGGCGAGAGCgagaggagcagcaggaacTTCGCATGCTGGAGCAGCTAAAGTCGGGGATCGCGGCCAAGGCCAAGCAGAAGATCAGGATCATGGAGAAGGACCCGGCCAAAGAGGGCAACGAAGTAAGTGGCAGCGACCTGGTGACGGCTACTAAACGTAACTCGCTAAGCGAATTCCTTGTTGCTAACAATGTGACCGCTTTGATTAACCCACTGACAACGACCACGCCCCCGCCGCCCTTGGCGGTCATCCTGCCGCTGGAGCAGCGCAAGGAGTCGCCGGCGCCGCTGCGGGATCCGGAACGGGAGCTGTCCGTGTCTGTGGAGGAGCCGCTCACCAAGAAAAGGGACGCCAGCACACCGCCCATTTGCAAGACGCCCCTCGTGGCGGCGAATGGCGAGGCCAAGAGTCCGACAGTGGGTGGTCACAAGATCCACCTGCACCACAGGCCGCCTCCACAGCACCTGCACCACCAGgcgcatcagcagcagcagcaacatccgcaACATCCGCCGGGGAAGCGCATCTTCCACAACCGCACGCTGAACAATAACCCTAACAGTAGACATAGTACTAACAACCCTCATGCATGTGGTGGTGGCGGGATCCCTCATTCGAATCCcaacagcagcaccagcagcggGAACAGCGGCAGCAATCAGGGCATGCTGCCCTTCCTGGCCGGCACGCCGGGCACCTACAACCGCACCACCAATCGCCTCAACCACGGTCCCCTGCTGACCGCCACCCACTACAACATCTGCAAGAACCATCAGCACagtctgcagcagcagcaggcccaTCACCTGGCCCGCGGCCTGGTCTACAACTCGGCTCTCTTCGGGCACGGACCCCGGCATCCGGGGCTCCTGTCCCTGACGGGAGCCGGCGTGGGCGTGGGTGGGCAGGGTGCCCCGCTGCTGGGTCATCCGCCGCTTGTCCGGGGTGGTGGCGGTCCCATTAGCTTCaatgcggcggcggcggctgcggcCGTGGCTGCCAATAGTATTAGCtaccatcatcatcaccatcagCACCAACAGAAACCGAAAATCGTTATAAAACCCTTCAAAATTCACGATCCACAGCCCCTAGTCGCAGCGCTCGCGGACAGCTCGTTGGTGGACGCCATCGTCTCCAAGGTATCCACGGCCACcgtggcggcggcagcggcggcggagaGTGCGGCTCGCAGGAGCAGGAGTCGGGAGCGCAGGAGCCGGAGTCGCAGCAAGCGGCGCACGAGCGGCAGTCACCATCGCCATCACTCCAGCAGCCGCTCGAGATC GCGGTACAGCTCGTCCAGCAGTCGCAGCGGATCGCGCAGTTCTAGGTCACGCTCCGGGTCGCACTCCTCCCgctccagctgctcctcgcACAGCAGCTCGggcagctcctcctccggcaGCGGCTCCGCATCATCACAGTCCGGCTCGCGGTCACCCTCCATCCCCAGGCGTCGCGGCTCGCCCAGCTTTCTGGACAGGCGTCGCATAACGAG TGCTCGCAAGCGGCCGATTCCGTACCACCACAAGGCCGCCGGGGAGGGcgaggcggcggaggaggcctccagctgctgctccagctgcttCAGCCGCGCCAGCAGCCCCGCCACGCCCCTCCTCACGCCCCTGCGCAGCAGCCGGAGTCCCTCGATGGCCGCCTTCTGA